Part of the Terrisporobacter glycolicus ATCC 14880 = DSM 1288 genome is shown below.
ATCTCCATCTATTATAGTTCCAGTTCCTATTATATCTGATATTTTGGTTTCTCTTTCTAATATAATAAGCGCTCCTATTCTTTGTCTAGATAAAGAGTATAACGTTTCTACAATTTCATCTATTGTCTTATCTAACTTTTTACTTTCAGCATTTTCTCCACTTTTTCCAATTAAATTAAAGTTTGCTCTACCCAAATGCTCAAATCCTGCTCTAAGTTCAGGTTGGAATATTATACAGACTGCTAAAACTCCTACATTTAATGCATTCACTAATATCCAGTACAATGTATGTAATTTAAATACAGAACTAAGTTGAGTAGCAAGTAATAAAACTACTATACCCTTAAAAACTTGCTCTGCTCTTGTATCTTTTATAAACATAAAAATCTTATAGAATATATACGCTACAATTAATATATCTACAACATCATATATACTCATTCTTAATATTATATCAATAAAACCATTTAAAAAAGAATTTATATCGGACATATTTTATCCTCCTGCTCAATAGTTTCTTAACCTTTTACACTATGTATTATACTATAATAATACAACTATATACAAACTATCTTATTTAATTCAACATATTATTTATCATATTTATATTTTATTATAAGGTTAATTACATATATTTATTTCATTTTTTATAAAAAAAAAGTTTCACTAACGTGAAACTTTGATTGGTGAGCGCACAGGGATTCGAACCCCGGACACACGCCTTAGAAGGGCGTTGCTCTATCCAGCTGAGCTATGCACCCATGTTATTGGAGCGGGAAACGAGATTCGAACTCGCGACTTCAACCTTGGCAAGGTTGCGCTCTACCACTGAACTATTCCCGCATAAAAATTTGTGAAATGGTGGGACCAACAGGGCTCGAACCTGTGACCCCCTGCTTGTAAGGCAGGTGCTCTCCCAGCTGAGCTATGGTCCCGGGATAAATTAAAATGGAGCGGGTGAAGGGGATCGAACCCTCACAGCCGGCTTGGAAGGCCGGAACTCTACCATTGAGCTACACCCGCATGGTGACTCATAGGGGAATCGAACCCCTGTTACCGCCGTGAAAGGGCGGTGTCTTGACCGCTTGACCAATGAGCCATATATATTAAAATGGTTGCGGAGACAGGACTCGAACCTGTGACCTTCGGGTTATGAGCCCGACGAGCTGCCAACTGCTCCACTCCGCGATATTAATTTGGTGCCGAAGACCGGAATCGAACCGGTACGAAAGTATAAGTTTCGCAGGATTTTAAGTCCTGTGCGTCTGCCAGTTCCGCCACTTCGGCACTTTCTTGGCTCCAAGGGAGGGACTCGAACCCTCAGCCTATCGGTTAACAGCCGAGTGCTCCACCGTTGAGCTACCTTGGAACATTACGTGGCTACGTGCTACTCTCCCAGGAGGTCGCCCTCCAAGTACCATCGCCGCTCAAGAGCTTAACTTCTGTGTTCGGAATGGGAACAGGTGTATCCTCCTTGCTATAATAACCACATAAAATTCATTACACTCATATCGCCAACGATATTTCTTTGCTAACGCTTCAGAAAAATCCGTTGCTCAAAATGTTTTTAAGTATTAACTTTTGTTAGTACTTTCAAAACTGCTAACATTTAATGTTTTCATTAACTATTTTTAGCAACTGAAATCTTCCTTATAATTATATAATCAAAGATTTAGTTGGCGATATAAACCTTTAGGTTTATTTTGGTCAAGTCCTCGACCTATTAGTATCAGTAAGCTACATATGTTGCCACACTTCCACCTCTGACCTATCAACCATGTAGTCTTCATGGGGTCTTAACCTTACGGTGGGAAATCTTATCTTGAAGTAGGCTTCGCGCTTAGATGCTTTCAGCGCTTATCCTTTCCGTACTTAGCTACCCAGCTATGCCCTTGGCAGAACAACTGGTACACCAGCGGTACGTCCATCCCGGTCCTCTCGTACTAAGGACAGGTCTCCTCAAATTTCCTACGCCTGCGACGGATAGGGACCGAACTGTCTCACGACGTTCTGAACCCAGCTCGCGTACCACTTTAATGGGCGAACAGCCCAACCCTTGGGACCTACTACAGCCCCAGGATGTGATGAGCCGACATCGAGGTGCCAAACCTCCCCGTCGATGTGGACTCTTGGGGGAGATCAGCCTGTTATCCCCAGGGTAGCTTTTATCCGTTGAGCGATGGCCCTTCCATGCGGTACCACCGGATCACTAAGTCCGACTTTCGTCCTTGCTCGACCTGTATGTCTTGCAATCAAGCTCTCTTCTGCCTTTACACTCTACGTACGATTTCCGACCGTACTGAGAGAACCTTTGAGCGCCTCCGTTACTCTTTAGGAGGCGACCGCCCCAGTCAAACTGTCCACCTGACAGTGTCCCACTACCTGATTCAAGGCAGCTGGTTAGAATCCCAGTACTACAAGGGTGGTATCCCAAGGATGGCTCCACACAGACTGACGTCCATGCTTCATAGCCTCCCACCTATCCTGTACATGTAGCACCGAGACTCAATGTCAAGCTACAGTAAAGCTCCATGGGGTCTTTCCGTCCTGTCGCAGGTAACCGGCATCTTCACCGGTATTACAATTTCACCCAGTCTGTTGTTGAGACAGTGCCCAAATCGTTACGCCTTTCGTGCGGGTCGGAACTTACCCGACAAGGAATTTCGCTACCTTAGGACCGTTATAGTTACGGCCGCCGTTTACTGGGGCTTAAGTTCACTGCTTCGGTTACCCTAACAGATCCCCTTAACCTTCCAGCACCGGGCAGGCGTCAGCTCCTATACATCGTCTTGCGACTTAGCAGAAACCTATGTTTTTGGTAAACAGTCGCTTGGGCCTATTCTCTGCGGCCATGTTTCCATGGCACCCCTTCTCCCTAAGTTACGGGGTCATTTTGCCGAGTTCCTTAACAACAGTTCTCTGGCTGGCCTTAGGATACTCTCCTCACCCACCTGTGTCGGTTTGCGGTACAGGCACCTTTAACCTCGATAGAGACTTTTCTCGACAGTGTGAAATCAGCTACTTCGCTACTAAATTTCGCTCCGCATCGTACTCCAGCATTATTCAGGCGGATTTGCCTACCTGAACTGCCTCAATACTTGCCCGCACATAACCAACAGTGCGGTTAGCTTATCCTACTGTGTCATCCCATTTCTCAAACGGTTATTGGTGGTACAGGAATATCAACCTGTTGTCCATCACCTACGCCTTTCGGCCTCGGCTTAGGTCCTGACTAACCCAGGGCGGACGAACCTTCCCCTGGAAACCTTGGGTTTACGGCCTGTGGGATTCTCACCCACATCTCGCTACTCATGCCAACATTCTCACTTCTATACAGTCCACATCTCCTTACGGTAATGCTTCAATCCATATAGAAAGCTCTCCTACCCATCATAAATGATGCCGTAGCTTCGGTAGTACGTTTTAGCCCCGGAAATTTTCGGCGCAGGATCACTCGACCAGTGAGCTATTACGCACTCTTTAAATGAGTGGCTGCTTCTAAGCCAACATCCTGGTTGTCTGTGCAATCCCACATCCTTTACCACTTAACGTACATTTAGGGACCTTAGCTGACGATCTGGGCTGTTGCCCTTTTGACTATGAATCTTATCACCCACAGTCTGACTCCCAAGCATAAGAATACGGTATTCGGAGTTTGATAGTCTTCGGTAAGTGCAATACCCCCTAGGACATTCAGTGCTCTACCCCCGTTTCTCTAAATCTTGAGGCTAGCCCTAAAGCTATTTCGGAGAGAACCAGCTATCTCCGGGCTCGATTGGAATTTCACCGCTATCCACAGGTCATCCCCGAGCTTTTCAACGCTCGTGGGTTCGGTCCTCCACGAAATTTTACTTTCGCTTCAACCTGCCCATGGATAGGTCGCCCGGTTTCGGGTCTACGTCAACTAACTATACGCCCAGTTAAGACTCGCTTTCGCTGCGGCTCCACACCTTAAGTGCTTAACCTTGCTAGGTAACGTAACTCGTTGGCCCGTTCTACAAAAAGTACGCAGTCACACAAATAATGTGCTCCTACAGCTTGTAAGTGTAGGGTTTCAGGTTCTCTTTCACTCCCCTCCCGGGGTTCTTTTCACCTTTCCCTCACGGTACTATACGCTATCGGTCACTAGGTAGTATTTAGGCTTGGAGGATGGTCCCTCCTGCTTCCCACAGGGTTTCACGTGTCCCGTGGTACTCTGGATCATATCTGAAGTCTTCTTGTTTTGACTACGTGGCTTTTACACTTTATAGCGGAGCTTTCCAACTCTCTTCGTCTACAATAGCCTCTTCGTTATGATATGTCCGCAACCCCAGTGAAGAAAACTTCACTGGTTTGGCCTGTTCCGCGTTCGCTCGCCGCTACTTACGGAATCGAATTTCTTTCTCTTCCTCCGGGTACTTAGATGTTTCAGTTCCCCGGGTTCCCCTCGCATAGCTATGTATTCACTATACGATACTTAGACATTACTCTAAGTGAGTTTCCTCATTCGGAAATCTTGGGATCACAGTTTACGTGCAACTCCCCCAAGCTTATCGCAGCTTATCGCGTCCTTCATCGGCTCCTAGTGCCAAGGCATTCGCCCTACACCCTTAATAACTTGACCAGTTATTAAATTTGATATTTTTAAAAGTTATCTTCTTTATATGATATATTTTTTAAGAAGTTTATCTTCTTCTTTTATAATGTCATATCACTAAATGTTATGCAGTTTTCAAAGTACTAAAGCACTTATTAAATAAGTACTAATGGTGGAGATGAGGAGGATCGAACTCCTGACCCCTTGCGTGCAAGGCAAGTGCTCTCCCAGCTGAGCTACACCCCCATGTCGATTTTTTTCAACATATCTTGAGTTTTCATAAAGAACCCTCAAAATTAAACAGTAGGTTAATTCTCCCTAGAAAGGAGGTGATCCAGCCGCACCTTCCGATACGGCTACCTTGTTACGACTTCACCCCAGTTATTGATTTCACCTTCGACACTCGCTTCCCAAAAGGGTTAGCTAAGTGGCTTCGGGCGCCCCCAACTTCCGTGGTGTGACGGGCGGTGTGTACAAGACCCGGGAACGCATTCACCGCAGCATTCTGATCTGCGATTACTAGTAACTCCAGCTTCATGTAGGCGAGTTTCAGCCTACAATCCGAACTGAGAATGGCTTTAAGGGATTAGCTCGGCCTCACGACTTGGCTGCCCTCTGTACCACCCATTGTAGCACGTGTGTAGCCCTAAGCATAAGGGGCATGATGATTTGACGTCATCCCCACCTTCCTCCAGGTTATCCCTGGCAGTCCCTCTAGAGTGCCCAACTTAATGCTGGCAACTAAAGGCAAGGGTTGCGCTCGTTGCGGGACTTAACCCAACATCTCACGACACGAGCTGACGACAACCATGCACCACCTGTCACTTCTGTCCCCGAAGGGAAAAATGCGATTAGGCATCGGTCAAAAGGATGTCAAGCTTAGGTAAGGTTCTTCGCGTTGCTTCGAATTAAACCACATGCTCCGCTACTTGTGCGGGTCCCCGTCAATTCCTTTGAGTTTCACTCTTGCGAGCGTACTCCCCAGGCGGAGTACTTAATGCGTTAGCTGCGGCACCGAGGGGGGTAACCCCCGACACCTAGTACTCATCGTTTACGGCGTGGACTACCAGGGTAT
Proteins encoded:
- the cdaA gene encoding diadenylate cyclase CdaA, encoding MSDINSFLNGFIDIILRMSIYDVVDILIVAYIFYKIFMFIKDTRAEQVFKGIVVLLLATQLSSVFKLHTLYWILVNALNVGVLAVCIIFQPELRAGFEHLGRANFNLIGKSGENAESKKLDKTIDEIVETLYSLSRQRIGALIILERETKISDIIGTGTIIDGDVSRQLLINIFIPNTPLHDGAVVIRGNKVKAAACFLPLSQSKDLTKDLGTRHRAGVGISEVSDCITLIVSEETGEVSIAKSGKLYRDIAKERMANILKKNLNKTTAEDKSFFKGGIFK